The region CCTCATGTTTCGCCAGGATGTAGAGGAGCATGCGCGCAGCCCTAACCCAACCCGGCAATACCGCCTTTGCACCGCCCTTATCAGCCATAGTATGCCGTGCTTTGGAAAGTTTATCCGTCGGCTGCGGCCCTAGGGCTTTTGCCAGCTCCACCAGAAAGGCGTCTTCCGGCAGCTTGTACAGCCTTACGACTTGCTTGACATACGCATCGCGCTCGAGGGCATTGCTTACCCCGGCTATAACCTTGGCAGCCTCTGCCCCGAAAGCCCCAAGACCCTGCGGCGTATTCCGGTCATGCTGCTTGGATAGACCGCGAATGCGATACAGCGTGGCGGCTAGGGCCTCGCTGCCTACGGCCGCTAGAAACTGCTCGCGCCCAAACTTGCGCAGGAACTCGTCTGGGTCTTTGCTATCGGTCAGGGTAGCCACTCTTACCGCTAGCCCTTTTCCGCTTAGCACCTCTATGCCGCGCAAAGCGGCGTTCTGCCCGGCAACATCTGCATCAAAACAAACGCTAACGGACGAGGTGTAGCGCTTAAGAACTTGGGCGTGTTCTGGTGACAGCGCTGTCCCAAGCGTAGCAACTACGTTGTCCACGCCGTATTGCCAAGGGGTTATAGCATCCATGTACCCCTCGACGACGATGACAAATCCGGCTTGGGTGATGGCCTTAGCCGCGCGGTCGAGCCCATAGAGCTCCCGGCCCTTGCTGAACAAAGGGGTTTCGGGGGAGTTCATATACTTGGGTGCGGCGACTTCCTTGGAGTCTCCGAGAAGCCTGCCGCCAAAGGCAATCACCTGCCCTTGGCGGTTGCGAATGGGAAACATCACGCGGTGGCGAAAGCGGTCGTAAAGGCCCCTCTCTCCCTGTACAATCAAACCTAGACGCAACAGCTCGGCTTCCCCGATGCGCTCTGCCGCCGCACGCTCGATAAGCGTGTTCCAAGCTGCTAAGCTGTAGCCTAGCTTAAGCGAGGTGATTAGGTCAAAACTTAGCCCGCGTTGCACGAGGTAATCTCGCGCTTCGCGTCCTAGGGACTCATTCAGCAGTTGGCGGTGGAATAAATCTGCTGCCCACGCAGTGACTTTCAGGTCGCGCTCACGCGCCCGCCGCCTGGCCAGCACGTCGGGAGCATCGGTATGCAGCGCGGGTAAAGTAATCCCCGCACGCTCGGCTAGGTTTTCTAGTGCTTCGGGGAAAGTTAGTTTATTGTGCTCCATGACGAAGCTTAGGACATTGCCCCCCGCCTGGCAGCCAAAGCAGTAGTACATCTGCTTCTCTTGATTGACGTTAAAGGATGCTGTCTTCTCGGCATGGAACGGGCATAACCCAAAGAAACTCCTGCCCCGCTTCTCTAGGCGGACATGCTCGCCTACGACCTGCACTATATCGACGCTATTAACGACACTCTCTACAAGCTCTCGTCCATACTCAGGCATCGGCTCCCACCTTACTTTTCGGCGCTAGTCTCCTAGTTTATCCCGGCGATTATAGTAGTCAATAATCTTAGAGGCTGTCTCCTCGACTGCCCGTTTGGTGACGTCGATAATGCGGCAGCCGGCAGCCCGCATAATGCCTTCCCCGTATCTAAGCTCCTCGTTAATGCGCTCGAAGCTGGCGTAGCTGGCATTACTGGCTAACCCGAGTGCCTTTAGGCGCTCCTGGCGAATGGACTGCAGTTCCTCGGCGCGAATCGTCAAGCCAAAGATGCGGTCGCGCGGTACAAGGTAGATTTCGTCCGGCGGATTGACTTCTGGAACAAGCGGCACATTCGCCACCCTATAGCCGCGGTGTGCTAGGTACATACTGAGCGGGGTCTTAGACGTACGGGAGACGCCAAGCAGCACGATTTCTGCTTTGAGCAGGCCGCGCGGGTCCTTGCCGTCATCGTACTTGACCGCAAACTCCACCGCCTCTACCTCGCGGAAATACTCCTCGTCTAGTTGGTAGATTAGCCCGGGCTGAAGCTTTGGCTGAGTTTCGCAAATAGTCGAGAACCCGTCCATCATCGGCCCCAAAATGTCTATCGCGGCAATCCCCTCCGCCCGGCAACGTGCATTGATGTGGGCCCGAAACTCAGGCAACACCAAAGTGTGCACCACCAGCGCGCGCAAACCTCTCGCTTCGTCTACCACTTCATCTAATGCCTCGCGCCCGGCGACGTATGAGATGCGGCGAAAATCCATGTCGTTGCCGAACTGGCTGGCAGCCGCATGGGCCACGCGATGTGCCGTCTCGCCCAGAGAATCTGAAACTACAAAAACAACAACCTTGCTCACTTTTGTCCTCCTTAATCGCCTCTCTTGCCGGCTGTGCGTATGGCGCACAAAAAGGCATG is a window of Selenomonadales bacterium DNA encoding:
- the dnaG gene encoding DNA primase, which codes for MPEYGRELVESVVNSVDIVQVVGEHVRLEKRGRSFFGLCPFHAEKTASFNVNQEKQMYYCFGCQAGGNVLSFVMEHNKLTFPEALENLAERAGITLPALHTDAPDVLARRRARERDLKVTAWAADLFHRQLLNESLGREARDYLVQRGLSFDLITSLKLGYSLAAWNTLIERAAAERIGEAELLRLGLIVQGERGLYDRFRHRVMFPIRNRQGQVIAFGGRLLGDSKEVAAPKYMNSPETPLFSKGRELYGLDRAAKAITQAGFVIVVEGYMDAITPWQYGVDNVVATLGTALSPEHAQVLKRYTSSVSVCFDADVAGQNAALRGIEVLSGKGLAVRVATLTDSKDPDEFLRKFGREQFLAAVGSEALAATLYRIRGLSKQHDRNTPQGLGAFGAEAAKVIAGVSNALERDAYVKQVVRLYKLPEDAFLVELAKALGPQPTDKLSKARHTMADKGGAKAVLPGWVRAARMLLYILAKHEESRQPLFDLWTRVGFIDEKYRHLATWLTRELGPEDDPMHLAHELAPELKSELAAALTVDYLEENVLDVANECFVKIEEQALTLEITRLQDALAGAEGETRGVLAAQLADLQRRKKVPQREKVSQLRGYRT
- a CDS encoding kinase/pyrophosphorylase, producing the protein MSKVVVFVVSDSLGETAHRVAHAAASQFGNDMDFRRISYVAGREALDEVVDEARGLRALVVHTLVLPEFRAHINARCRAEGIAAIDILGPMMDGFSTICETQPKLQPGLIYQLDEEYFREVEAVEFAVKYDDGKDPRGLLKAEIVLLGVSRTSKTPLSMYLAHRGYRVANVPLVPEVNPPDEIYLVPRDRIFGLTIRAEELQSIRQERLKALGLASNASYASFERINEELRYGEGIMRAAGCRIIDVTKRAVEETASKIIDYYNRRDKLGD